Proteins found in one bacterium genomic segment:
- a CDS encoding DnaJ C-terminal domain-containing protein produces MEFKDYYKILDVPRNADEKAIRQAFRRLARQYHPDVNKDKDAESRFKEINEAYQVLNDKERRAKYDQVLEMREHGGGWEDILRGAGAGAGRDGSTFRVYTTGDPGQFSEFFEQLFGGLGGGGFGESAFGTAARRGRARTRPRGDAGIDIEELLRRQQADHAPADVEGTVEITLEEAFRGTKRTVTLPAADGRPARSLDITIPAGVHSGQRVRAAGAGHGGDLYLRVEVLPHPVFARDGDDITCAADVPVWTAALGGEAQAPTLGGPVTVTIPAGTREGRTLRLRGRGMPHVRGGGAGDELVRVRLTLPQPLTDRDRQLFEEMRRLHGTATPNT; encoded by the coding sequence ATGGAGTTCAAGGACTACTACAAGATCCTGGACGTGCCGAGGAACGCGGACGAGAAGGCGATCCGCCAGGCGTTCCGGCGGCTCGCCCGCCAGTACCATCCCGACGTCAACAAGGACAAGGACGCCGAGTCCCGCTTCAAGGAGATCAATGAAGCGTACCAGGTCCTGAACGACAAGGAACGGCGCGCGAAGTACGATCAGGTCCTGGAGATGCGGGAGCACGGCGGCGGATGGGAAGACATCCTCCGCGGCGCGGGCGCCGGAGCCGGACGCGACGGCTCGACCTTCCGCGTCTACACGACCGGCGACCCCGGACAGTTCAGCGAGTTTTTCGAGCAGCTCTTCGGCGGGCTCGGCGGAGGCGGCTTCGGCGAGAGCGCCTTCGGGACCGCAGCGCGGCGCGGCCGCGCACGGACGCGCCCCCGCGGGGACGCGGGGATCGACATCGAGGAACTGCTCCGGCGGCAGCAGGCGGATCATGCGCCGGCGGACGTCGAAGGCACGGTCGAGATCACCCTCGAGGAAGCGTTCCGCGGGACCAAGCGCACCGTAACCCTTCCGGCGGCGGACGGACGGCCCGCCCGCTCGCTGGACATCACGATCCCGGCGGGAGTGCACAGCGGGCAGCGCGTCCGCGCGGCGGGCGCCGGCCACGGCGGGGACCTGTATCTCCGCGTCGAGGTGCTGCCGCATCCCGTCTTCGCGCGGGACGGCGACGACATCACCTGCGCGGCCGACGTGCCCGTGTGGACCGCGGCGCTCGGCGGCGAGGCGCAAGCGCCGACGCTCGGCGGGCCGGTCACGGTGACGATTCCGGCGGGGACGCGCGAAGGTCGGACGCTCCGGCTCCGCGGTCGCGGGATGCCGCACGTCCGCGGCGGCGGCGCCGGCGACGAGCTGGTGCGCGTGCGCCTGACGCTGCCGCAGCCGCTCACCGACCGCGACCGGCAGCTGTTCGAAGAGATGCGGCGGCTGCACGGCACCGCCACGCCAAACACGTAG
- a CDS encoding nucleotide exchange factor GrpE gives MEHEARREEPAPEAAEARPESSRQNGPDELEGLSMEDLRARAREAGNEARRNWQQFLHSAADLENYKKQAARDRQDAIERTRRQMLTLVLGVLDNLERAMAFAGVPDGPAKSLLEGLRMTHRQILDQLRAIGVRPIEAAGAAFDPRLHEAVAVVPAEQSAQAAGTVAGEVLKGYLLNDEVLRPAKVAVVGDASSANGRAGPSHEAGR, from the coding sequence ATGGAACACGAGGCGCGGCGCGAGGAGCCGGCCCCCGAAGCCGCGGAGGCACGGCCGGAGTCCTCGCGCCAGAACGGCCCGGACGAGCTCGAGGGTCTTTCTATGGAAGATCTGCGGGCGCGGGCCCGAGAGGCAGGCAACGAGGCGCGGCGGAACTGGCAGCAGTTTCTCCACTCCGCCGCCGACCTCGAGAACTACAAGAAACAGGCGGCCCGCGATCGGCAGGACGCGATCGAGCGCACGCGCCGGCAGATGCTGACGCTCGTGCTCGGGGTGCTCGACAACCTCGAGCGGGCGATGGCGTTCGCGGGCGTGCCGGACGGCCCGGCGAAGTCGCTGCTCGAAGGGCTCCGGATGACCCACCGCCAGATCCTCGACCAGCTGCGGGCGATCGGCGTCCGGCCGATCGAAGCGGCGGGGGCGGCGTTCGACCCGCGCCTGCACGAGGCGGTCGCGGTGGTCCCGGCGGAGCAGTCCGCCCAAGCGGCCGGCACGGTCGCCGGCGAAGTGCTGAAGGGCTATCTCCTCAACGACGAGGTGCTGCGCCCCGCGAAAGTCGCGGTGGTCGGCGACGCGTCGAGCGCGAACGGACGCGCCGGCCCGAGCCACGAGGCCGGGCGCTAG
- the dnaK gene encoding molecular chaperone DnaK — translation MAKVVGIDLGTTNSVIAAIIGGEPTVIANAEGSRLTPSVVAFTKTGERLVGQMARRQAILNPENTVYSIKRFVGRRYSEVESERRIVSYKVEEGKNGAAVVNIPAAGKTFTPEEISAMILQKLKTDAEAYLGEKIESAVITVPAYFNDAQRTATRNAGEIAGLKVLRIINEPTASALAYGRQLEEKHAKTILVFDLGGGTFDVSILEIGEGVYEVKATNGDTHLGGDDFDERIVNWLADEFKKQQGIDLRQDRQALQRLREAAERAKIELSTVVQTSINLPFITADATGPKHLDMTLSRAKFDELTADLVERCIGPFKQALSDAKLTEKDLNEVILVGGATRMPSVQELVRRLTGTEPNKEVHPDEVVAVGAAIQAGVLAGDVREVVLLDVTPLSLGIETLGGVNTILIPRNTTIPTRKAETFSTAEDGQTAVDVHVMQGERQMARDNRTLGKFQLDGIAPAPRGVPQIEVTFDIDANGILNVSAKDKATAREQSIKITGTGTLDKAEVDRLVKDAEAHASEDQKRREEAEVKNRGDTLAYQTERMLKEVGDKVPADERAKVETALAELKEAVKSADNDRIKRATDTLQQTSYKMGEEMYKRQTAGAGAGPGTGGAQAGGTGQGGDDVIDAEFKPSDKS, via the coding sequence ATGGCAAAGGTAGTGGGGATCGATTTGGGCACCACCAACTCCGTGATCGCGGCGATCATCGGCGGCGAGCCGACGGTCATCGCCAACGCGGAGGGGAGCCGGCTCACGCCCTCGGTGGTCGCCTTTACGAAGACCGGGGAGCGGCTGGTCGGCCAGATGGCGCGCCGTCAGGCGATCCTCAATCCGGAGAACACGGTCTACTCGATCAAGCGCTTCGTGGGCCGGCGCTACAGCGAGGTCGAATCGGAGCGCCGGATCGTGTCCTACAAGGTCGAGGAGGGCAAGAACGGCGCCGCGGTCGTCAACATCCCCGCCGCCGGCAAGACCTTCACGCCCGAAGAGATCTCCGCGATGATTCTGCAGAAGCTGAAGACCGACGCGGAGGCGTACCTCGGCGAGAAGATCGAGAGCGCGGTCATCACCGTCCCGGCCTACTTCAACGACGCGCAGCGCACCGCGACGCGCAACGCCGGCGAGATCGCCGGGCTCAAGGTGCTGCGCATCATCAACGAGCCGACGGCGTCGGCGCTGGCCTACGGCCGGCAGCTCGAGGAGAAACACGCCAAGACGATCCTGGTGTTCGACCTCGGGGGCGGGACGTTCGACGTCTCGATCCTCGAGATCGGCGAGGGCGTCTACGAGGTCAAAGCCACGAACGGCGACACGCACCTCGGCGGCGACGACTTCGACGAGCGCATCGTGAACTGGCTCGCCGACGAGTTCAAGAAGCAGCAGGGCATCGACCTGCGCCAGGACCGCCAGGCGCTGCAGCGACTGCGCGAGGCGGCGGAGCGCGCGAAGATCGAGCTCAGCACCGTCGTGCAGACGTCGATCAACCTGCCGTTCATCACGGCGGACGCGACCGGCCCGAAGCACCTCGACATGACGCTGTCACGCGCCAAGTTCGACGAGCTGACGGCGGACCTGGTCGAGCGGTGCATCGGCCCGTTCAAGCAGGCGCTGTCGGATGCGAAGCTGACCGAGAAGGACCTCAACGAGGTCATCCTCGTCGGCGGGGCGACCCGGATGCCGAGCGTCCAGGAACTGGTGCGGCGGCTCACCGGGACGGAGCCCAACAAGGAGGTGCACCCGGACGAGGTGGTCGCGGTCGGCGCGGCGATCCAGGCCGGCGTGCTGGCGGGCGACGTTCGCGAGGTCGTGCTGCTCGACGTGACACCGCTCTCGCTCGGCATCGAGACGCTCGGCGGGGTGAACACGATCCTGATCCCGCGGAACACGACGATCCCGACGCGCAAGGCGGAGACGTTCAGCACCGCGGAGGACGGCCAGACGGCCGTGGACGTGCACGTGATGCAGGGCGAGCGCCAGATGGCGCGCGACAACCGGACGCTGGGCAAGTTTCAGCTCGACGGCATCGCGCCCGCGCCGCGCGGCGTGCCGCAGATCGAGGTCACATTCGACATCGACGCCAACGGCATCTTGAACGTGTCCGCGAAGGACAAAGCCACCGCGCGCGAGCAGTCGATCAAGATCACCGGCACCGGTACGCTGGACAAGGCCGAGGTGGACCGCCTCGTCAAGGACGCCGAGGCCCACGCCTCGGAGGACCAGAAGCGGCGCGAGGAGGCCGAGGTCAAGAACCGCGGCGACACGCTCGCCTACCAGACCGAGCGCATGCTCAAGGAGGTCGGCGACAAAGTACCGGCCGACGAGCGCGCCAAGGTCGAGACGGCCCTCGCGGAGCTCAAGGAGGCGGTAAAGAGCGCCGACAACGATCGCATCAAGCGCGCGACGGATACGCTGCAGCAGACGAGCTACAAGATGGGCGAAGAGATGTACAAGCGCCAGACGGCCGGGGCGGGCGCGGGGCCGGGCACGGGCGGCGCGCAGGCAGGCGGCACGGGACAGGGCGGCGATGACGTGATCGACGCCGAGTTCAAGCCGTCCGACAAGTCCTAG